From a region of the Paralichthys olivaceus isolate ysfri-2021 chromosome 4, ASM2471397v2, whole genome shotgun sequence genome:
- the aak1a gene encoding AP2-associated protein kinase 1 isoform X6: protein MKKFFDSRRELVSTGPGSGAGGGGAGSGGGGSFIGRVFTIGRYQVTVEEIVAEGGFAIVFLVRTHQGVRCALKRMYVNNEDDLQVCKLEIQIMRDLVGNKNIVGFLDSSITAVGAGDVWEVLILMDFCRGGQVVNLMNQRLQTGFTEPEVLQIFCDTCEAVARLHQCKSPIIHRDLKVENILLHDRGHYVLCDFGSATNHFQNPQTEGVPVVEEEIKKYTTLSYRAPEMVNLYGGKVITTKADIWAMGCLLYKLCYFTLPFGESQVAICDGSFTIPDISRYSQDMHCLIRYMLEPDPDKRPDIYQISYFAFKLARRECPIPNVHNLPIPAKLPEPIRASEAVAKKSQTKARLTDPVPTTETSIAPRQRPKAGQAQPQPIGILPIQPALTPRKRPNVAAGGPQAIGVGISVPPPAATAVQPSPQSSATQATPQTAQTTNVQPQATPQHHQLLVKQQQAFLSLQSNQQHQMVPSLHHQQQKQQQQQIASQASTLLQSKAKPVPPLLTLHLQYQQQLQHVVHETAAPHLTPIPESAVAGPPTDPQMAGRGNQLPKVGSLTPPSSPKIAPKSGHRRILSDVTHSAVFGVPVSKSTQLLQAAAAEASLNKSKSASTTPSGSPCSSQQSVYHPGEGDVPLSLAAPTAQPSWNPFGDDNFSKLTAEELLNKDFAKLAETAAPGEKITGSSENLIPGFTAFPAKAEVCVDSLIPGLEAPQAQRHSTQPEFIPASIPDSLTGEESLLGCDLLSHSSPHGHQSVSALATSCSSAPSGSSSGSCLEERPPAQSAPDSAFLMSCGEKGNDDEFDPIPVLISKNSNQDPQGESNDYTVLEEGQEIEAPEVDVQTDEDCVHSSEEEEEKEVHKEDQQDGGAAESHIAVHDLSGSRPLLLDSDDEDEQGPQLDLHSSAQSNADPTQQPTTTFDQPTLSTFAQNHTQHVPEPAQGANVAADVFSKAPFQIVQEDFADVFTNAPFLRGPLEAQQQLDVFSQAPFGKRKEAAGAQPMASHPHIAGVHAVSPDQDALGQVAPQPFRPQALAKYSRHFEGPVPQQLVAAHRVVSNVSRQEAVASVPVGPLHSWTSEVSAVDPFVSAPFHLKAPQEKP from the exons ATGAAGAAATTTTTTGACTCTCGACGGGAGTTGGTGAGCACCGGGCCTGGTTCCGGAGCCGGCGGAGGAGGCGCTGGTTCCGGCGGCGGTGGCAGCTTCATCGGACGCGTCTTCACCATCGGACGGTATCAAGTGACCGTGGAGGAAATTGTCGCAGAAG GCGGTTTTGCCATAGTTTTTTTGGTGCGGACTCATCAAGGCGTTCGATGTGCACTAAAAAGGATGTACGTCAACAATGAAGATGATCTGCAGGTCTGCAAACTTGAGATCCAGATTATG AGGGATCTTGTGGGCAACAAAAACATTGTTGGTTTCCTGGACTCCAGCATAACGGCAGTTGGAGCTGGCGATGTGTGGGAAGTCCTAATCTTAATGGACTTCTGTCGAG GTGGGCAGGTGGTCAACCTAATGAATCAGCGGTTACAGACGGGCTTCACTGAACCTGAGGTGTTACAGATCTTTTGTGACACATGCGAGGCAGTCGCTCGTCTCCACCAGTGCAAAAGTCCCATCATCCATCGAGATCTCAAG GTGGAAAATATTCTTTTGCACGACCGGGGACACTACGTGCTCTGTGACTTTGGAAGCGCCACCAACCACTTCCAAAATCCTCAGACAGAAGGAGTGCCAGTCGTGGAGGAGGAAATCAAAAA GTACACCACCCTGTCGTACCGCGCTCCAGAGATGGTCAACCTCTACGGTGGAAAAGTCATCACAACAAAGGCAGACATTTGG GCCATGGGTTGTCTACTCTATAAACTTTGCTACTTCACACTTCCTTTTGGGGAGAGTCAAGTAGCTATCTGTGACGGCAGCTTCACTATCCCAGACATCTCCCGCTACTCCCAGGACATGCACTGTCTCATTC GATACATGCTGGAACCTGACCCGGATAAGAGACCAGACATCTACCAAATTTCCTACTTTGCCTTTAAACTGGCTCGACGCGAGTGTCCAATCCCAAATGTACAT AATTTGCCCATTCCTGCAAAACTTCCTGAGCCTATCAGAGCCAGTGAAGCAGTGGCCAAAAAGAGTCAAACCAAAGCCAG GCTTACAGACCCCGTTCCAACCACAGAAACCTCAATTGCACCTCGACAAAGGCCCAAGGCTGGTCAGGCTCAGCCCCAGCCTATAGGCATTCTTCCCATCCAGCCCGCTCTCACCCCACGCAAGAGGCCCAATGTGGCTGCTGGAGGGCCCCAGGCCATAG GTGTTGGCATCAGTGTCCCACCTCCAGCTGCAACTGCTGTGCAACCTTCTCCACAGTCCTCTGCCACACAGGCTACACCACAGACAGCTCAGACGACTAACGTGCAGCCACAGGCTACACCACAGCATCACCAGCTCCTCGTGAAGCAGCAACAAGCATTCTTAAGCCTGCAGAGTAACCAGCAG CATCAAATGGTTCCGAGCCTCCATCACcaacagcagaaacaacaacaacaacaaatagcGTCTCAGGCATCTACCCTGCTGCAGTCCAAAGCTAAACCTGTTCCTCCACTTCTTACTCTGCATCTGCAataccagcagcagctgcagcatgtAGTCCATGAAACAGCCGCTCCGCATCTCACACCCATCCCTGAGTCTGCAGTGGCTGGTCCTCCAACTGACCCACAG ATGGCTGGCCGAGGGAATCAGTTGCCAAAAGTTGGCTCTTTGACGCCCCCATCGTCGCCAAAGATAGCCCCTAAGAGTGGCCACAGGCGCATCCTTAGTGATGTCACCCACAGTGCCGTGTTTGGGGTTCCAGTTAGCAAGTCCACTCAGCTACTTCAGGCGGCTGCAGCTGAGGCCAGCCTCAACAAGTCCAA ATCAGCCAGCACTACTCCTTCTGGCTCCCCCTGCTCGTCCCAGCAGAGTGTGTATCATCCAGGTGAAGGTGACGTCCCATTATCCCTCGCTGCACCCACCGCTCAGCCCAGCTGGAACCCCTTTGGGGATGATAACTTCTCCAAGCTAACGGCGGAGGAGCTGCTTAACAAAGACTTTGCAAAGCTAGCTGAGA CTGCTGCACCGGGGGAGAAGATCACGGGTTCCAGTGAAAATCTTATTCCAGGGTTCACTGCTTTTCCAG CAAaagcagaagtgtgtgtggatTCACTGATTCCTGGTTTGGAAGCCCCCCAGGCTCAACGCCATTCAACCCAACCAGAGTTCATCCCTGCCAGCATTCCAG ACTCTCTCACTGGGGAGGAATCTCTGCTGGGTTGCGATCTGTTATCTCACTCTTCTCCTCATGGACACCAGTCTGTTTCTGCTCTCGCCACCTCCTGCTCTTCTGCTCCTTCTGGCTCCAGCTCTGGATCATGTCTGGAGGAGCGGCCACCTGCTCAGTCAGCTCCTG actctgctttcctcaTGTCGTGTGGGGAGAAGGGCAATGACGACGAGTTTGACCCTATTCCCGTGCTCATCTCCAAAAACTCAAATCAAG ATCCGCAAGGAGAGAGCAACGACTACACCGTGCTGGAGGAGGGACAAGAGATTGAAGCTCCAGAGGTAGATGTTCAAACAGATGAGGACTGTGTGCACTccagtgaggaagaagaggagaaagaagtcCATAAAGAAGATCAGCAGgatggaggagctgctgagagTCATATAGCAGTTCATGACCTCAGCGGCTCCAGACCTCTGCTGCTGGACTCTGACGATGAAGACGAGCAGGGGCCTCAGTTAGACCTCCACTCATCAGCACAGTCCAACGCAGACCCAACACAACAACCAACCACGACCTTCGATCAACCTACTCTAAGCACCTTCGCTCAGAATCATACCCAGCACGTACCCGAGCCAGCACAGGGGGCAAATGTTGCTGCAGATGTCTTCTCTAAAGCCCCCTTTCAGATTGTGCAAGAAGATTTTGCCGATGTGTTCACCAATGCTCCTTTCCTACGTGGCCCCCTGGAagctcagcagcagcttgaCGTGTTCTCGCAGGCTCCCTTCGGAAAAAGaaaggaggctgcaggagctcAACCCATGGCGTCGCACCCTCACATAGCTGGAGTTCATGCTGTAAGCCCTGATCAAGACGCGTTGGGACAGGTCGCTCCTCAACCATTCCGCCCTCAAGCTCTGGCCAAATACTCCCGACACTTTGAGGGACCTGTGCCCCAGCAGCTGGTAGCGGCTCACAGAGTGGTGTCTAACGTGAGCAGGCAGGAAGCTGTGGCATCAGTCCCCGTTGGACCTCTTCACTCATGGACGTCAGAAGTGAGTGCTGTAGACCCCTTCGTCTCTGCACCCTTTCACCTCAAAGCCCCACAGGAAAAGCCCTGA
- the aak1a gene encoding AP2-associated protein kinase 1 isoform X4, producing MKKFFDSRRELVSTGPGSGAGGGGAGSGGGGSFIGRVFTIGRYQVTVEEIVAEGGFAIVFLVRTHQGVRCALKRMYVNNEDDLQVCKLEIQIMRDLVGNKNIVGFLDSSITAVGAGDVWEVLILMDFCRGGQVVNLMNQRLQTGFTEPEVLQIFCDTCEAVARLHQCKSPIIHRDLKVENILLHDRGHYVLCDFGSATNHFQNPQTEGVPVVEEEIKKYTTLSYRAPEMVNLYGGKVITTKADIWAMGCLLYKLCYFTLPFGESQVAICDGSFTIPDISRYSQDMHCLIRYMLEPDPDKRPDIYQISYFAFKLARRECPIPNVHNLPIPAKLPEPIRASEAVAKKSQTKARLTDPVPTTETSIAPRQRPKAGQAQPQPIGILPIQPALTPRKRPNVAAGGPQAIGVGISVPPPAATAVQPSPQSSATQATPQTAQTTNVQPQATPQHHQLLVKQQQAFLSLQSNQQHQMVPSLHHQQQKQQQQQIASQASTLLQSKAKPVPPLLTLHLQYQQQLQHVVHETAAPHLTPIPESAVAGPPTDPQMAGRGNQLPKVGSLTPPSSPKIAPKSGHRRILSDVTHSAVFGVPVSKSTQLLQAAAAEASLNKSKSASTTPSGSPCSSQQSVYHPGEGDVPLSLAAPTAQPSWNPFGDDNFSKLTAEELLNKDFAKLAETAAPGEKITGSSENLIPGFTAFPAERSAGIMSAGAALLTVPDPFNNLSLSDTTAKAEVCVDSLIPGLEAPQAQRHSTQPEFIPASIPDSLTGEESLLGCDLLSHSSPHGHQSVSALATSCSSAPSGSSSGSCLEERPPAQSAPDSAFLMSCGEKGNDDEFDPIPVLISKNSNQDPQGESNDYTVLEEGQEIEAPEVDVQTDEDCVHSSEEEEEKEVHKEDQQDGGAAESHIAVHDLSGSRPLLLDSDDEDEQGPQLDLHSSAQSNADPTQQPTTTFDQPTLSTFAQNHTQHVPEPAQGANVAADVFSKAPFQIVQEDFADVFTNAPFLRGPLEAQQQLDVFSQAPFGKRKEAAGAQPMASHPHIAGVHAVSPDQDALGQVAPQPFRPQALAKYSRHFEGPVPQQLVAAHRVVSNVSRQEAVASVPVGPLHSWTSEVSAVDPFVSAPFHLKAPQEKP from the exons ATGAAGAAATTTTTTGACTCTCGACGGGAGTTGGTGAGCACCGGGCCTGGTTCCGGAGCCGGCGGAGGAGGCGCTGGTTCCGGCGGCGGTGGCAGCTTCATCGGACGCGTCTTCACCATCGGACGGTATCAAGTGACCGTGGAGGAAATTGTCGCAGAAG GCGGTTTTGCCATAGTTTTTTTGGTGCGGACTCATCAAGGCGTTCGATGTGCACTAAAAAGGATGTACGTCAACAATGAAGATGATCTGCAGGTCTGCAAACTTGAGATCCAGATTATG AGGGATCTTGTGGGCAACAAAAACATTGTTGGTTTCCTGGACTCCAGCATAACGGCAGTTGGAGCTGGCGATGTGTGGGAAGTCCTAATCTTAATGGACTTCTGTCGAG GTGGGCAGGTGGTCAACCTAATGAATCAGCGGTTACAGACGGGCTTCACTGAACCTGAGGTGTTACAGATCTTTTGTGACACATGCGAGGCAGTCGCTCGTCTCCACCAGTGCAAAAGTCCCATCATCCATCGAGATCTCAAG GTGGAAAATATTCTTTTGCACGACCGGGGACACTACGTGCTCTGTGACTTTGGAAGCGCCACCAACCACTTCCAAAATCCTCAGACAGAAGGAGTGCCAGTCGTGGAGGAGGAAATCAAAAA GTACACCACCCTGTCGTACCGCGCTCCAGAGATGGTCAACCTCTACGGTGGAAAAGTCATCACAACAAAGGCAGACATTTGG GCCATGGGTTGTCTACTCTATAAACTTTGCTACTTCACACTTCCTTTTGGGGAGAGTCAAGTAGCTATCTGTGACGGCAGCTTCACTATCCCAGACATCTCCCGCTACTCCCAGGACATGCACTGTCTCATTC GATACATGCTGGAACCTGACCCGGATAAGAGACCAGACATCTACCAAATTTCCTACTTTGCCTTTAAACTGGCTCGACGCGAGTGTCCAATCCCAAATGTACAT AATTTGCCCATTCCTGCAAAACTTCCTGAGCCTATCAGAGCCAGTGAAGCAGTGGCCAAAAAGAGTCAAACCAAAGCCAG GCTTACAGACCCCGTTCCAACCACAGAAACCTCAATTGCACCTCGACAAAGGCCCAAGGCTGGTCAGGCTCAGCCCCAGCCTATAGGCATTCTTCCCATCCAGCCCGCTCTCACCCCACGCAAGAGGCCCAATGTGGCTGCTGGAGGGCCCCAGGCCATAG GTGTTGGCATCAGTGTCCCACCTCCAGCTGCAACTGCTGTGCAACCTTCTCCACAGTCCTCTGCCACACAGGCTACACCACAGACAGCTCAGACGACTAACGTGCAGCCACAGGCTACACCACAGCATCACCAGCTCCTCGTGAAGCAGCAACAAGCATTCTTAAGCCTGCAGAGTAACCAGCAG CATCAAATGGTTCCGAGCCTCCATCACcaacagcagaaacaacaacaacaacaaatagcGTCTCAGGCATCTACCCTGCTGCAGTCCAAAGCTAAACCTGTTCCTCCACTTCTTACTCTGCATCTGCAataccagcagcagctgcagcatgtAGTCCATGAAACAGCCGCTCCGCATCTCACACCCATCCCTGAGTCTGCAGTGGCTGGTCCTCCAACTGACCCACAG ATGGCTGGCCGAGGGAATCAGTTGCCAAAAGTTGGCTCTTTGACGCCCCCATCGTCGCCAAAGATAGCCCCTAAGAGTGGCCACAGGCGCATCCTTAGTGATGTCACCCACAGTGCCGTGTTTGGGGTTCCAGTTAGCAAGTCCACTCAGCTACTTCAGGCGGCTGCAGCTGAGGCCAGCCTCAACAAGTCCAA ATCAGCCAGCACTACTCCTTCTGGCTCCCCCTGCTCGTCCCAGCAGAGTGTGTATCATCCAGGTGAAGGTGACGTCCCATTATCCCTCGCTGCACCCACCGCTCAGCCCAGCTGGAACCCCTTTGGGGATGATAACTTCTCCAAGCTAACGGCGGAGGAGCTGCTTAACAAAGACTTTGCAAAGCTAGCTGAGA CTGCTGCACCGGGGGAGAAGATCACGGGTTCCAGTGAAAATCTTATTCCAGGGTTCACTGCTTTTCCAG CTGAAAGATCTGCAGGCATCATGAGTGCAGGTGCAGCGTTGTTGACTGTCCCGGATCCTTTTAATAACCTTTCACTCTCTGACACCACAG CAAaagcagaagtgtgtgtggatTCACTGATTCCTGGTTTGGAAGCCCCCCAGGCTCAACGCCATTCAACCCAACCAGAGTTCATCCCTGCCAGCATTCCAG ACTCTCTCACTGGGGAGGAATCTCTGCTGGGTTGCGATCTGTTATCTCACTCTTCTCCTCATGGACACCAGTCTGTTTCTGCTCTCGCCACCTCCTGCTCTTCTGCTCCTTCTGGCTCCAGCTCTGGATCATGTCTGGAGGAGCGGCCACCTGCTCAGTCAGCTCCTG actctgctttcctcaTGTCGTGTGGGGAGAAGGGCAATGACGACGAGTTTGACCCTATTCCCGTGCTCATCTCCAAAAACTCAAATCAAG ATCCGCAAGGAGAGAGCAACGACTACACCGTGCTGGAGGAGGGACAAGAGATTGAAGCTCCAGAGGTAGATGTTCAAACAGATGAGGACTGTGTGCACTccagtgaggaagaagaggagaaagaagtcCATAAAGAAGATCAGCAGgatggaggagctgctgagagTCATATAGCAGTTCATGACCTCAGCGGCTCCAGACCTCTGCTGCTGGACTCTGACGATGAAGACGAGCAGGGGCCTCAGTTAGACCTCCACTCATCAGCACAGTCCAACGCAGACCCAACACAACAACCAACCACGACCTTCGATCAACCTACTCTAAGCACCTTCGCTCAGAATCATACCCAGCACGTACCCGAGCCAGCACAGGGGGCAAATGTTGCTGCAGATGTCTTCTCTAAAGCCCCCTTTCAGATTGTGCAAGAAGATTTTGCCGATGTGTTCACCAATGCTCCTTTCCTACGTGGCCCCCTGGAagctcagcagcagcttgaCGTGTTCTCGCAGGCTCCCTTCGGAAAAAGaaaggaggctgcaggagctcAACCCATGGCGTCGCACCCTCACATAGCTGGAGTTCATGCTGTAAGCCCTGATCAAGACGCGTTGGGACAGGTCGCTCCTCAACCATTCCGCCCTCAAGCTCTGGCCAAATACTCCCGACACTTTGAGGGACCTGTGCCCCAGCAGCTGGTAGCGGCTCACAGAGTGGTGTCTAACGTGAGCAGGCAGGAAGCTGTGGCATCAGTCCCCGTTGGACCTCTTCACTCATGGACGTCAGAAGTGAGTGCTGTAGACCCCTTCGTCTCTGCACCCTTTCACCTCAAAGCCCCACAGGAAAAGCCCTGA
- the aak1a gene encoding AP2-associated protein kinase 1 isoform X16, producing MKKFFDSRRELVSTGPGSGAGGGGAGSGGGGSFIGRVFTIGRYQVTVEEIVAEGGFAIVFLVRTHQGVRCALKRMYVNNEDDLQVCKLEIQIMRDLVGNKNIVGFLDSSITAVGAGDVWEVLILMDFCRGGQVVNLMNQRLQTGFTEPEVLQIFCDTCEAVARLHQCKSPIIHRDLKVENILLHDRGHYVLCDFGSATNHFQNPQTEGVPVVEEEIKKYTTLSYRAPEMVNLYGGKVITTKADIWAMGCLLYKLCYFTLPFGESQVAICDGSFTIPDISRYSQDMHCLIRYMLEPDPDKRPDIYQISYFAFKLARRECPIPNVHNLPIPAKLPEPIRASEAVAKKSQTKARLTDPVPTTETSIAPRQRPKAGQAQPQPIGILPIQPALTPRKRPNVAAGGPQAIGVGISVPPPAATAVQPSPQSSATQATPQTAQTTNVQPQATPQHHQLLVKQQQAFLSLQSNQQMAGRGNQLPKVGSLTPPSSPKIAPKSGHRRILSDVTHSAVFGVPVSKSTQLLQAAAAEASLNKSKSASTTPSGSPCSSQQSVYHPGEGDVPLSLAAPTAQPSWNPFGDDNFSKLTAEELLNKDFAKLAETAAPGEKITGSSENLIPGFTAFPAKAEVCVDSLIPGLEAPQAQRHSTQPEFIPASIPDPQGESNDYTVLEEGQEIEAPEVDVQTDEDCVHSSEEEEEKEVHKEDQQDGGAAESHIAVHDLSGSRPLLLDSDDEDEQGPQLDLHSSAQSNADPTQQPTTTFDQPTLSTFAQNHTQHVPEPAQGANVAADVFSKAPFQIVQEDFADVFTNAPFLRGPLEAQQQLDVFSQAPFGKRKEAAGAQPMASHPHIAGVHAVSPDQDALGQVAPQPFRPQALAKYSRHFEGPVPQQLVAAHRVVSNVSRQEAVASVPVGPLHSWTSEVSAVDPFVSAPFHLKAPQEKP from the exons ATGAAGAAATTTTTTGACTCTCGACGGGAGTTGGTGAGCACCGGGCCTGGTTCCGGAGCCGGCGGAGGAGGCGCTGGTTCCGGCGGCGGTGGCAGCTTCATCGGACGCGTCTTCACCATCGGACGGTATCAAGTGACCGTGGAGGAAATTGTCGCAGAAG GCGGTTTTGCCATAGTTTTTTTGGTGCGGACTCATCAAGGCGTTCGATGTGCACTAAAAAGGATGTACGTCAACAATGAAGATGATCTGCAGGTCTGCAAACTTGAGATCCAGATTATG AGGGATCTTGTGGGCAACAAAAACATTGTTGGTTTCCTGGACTCCAGCATAACGGCAGTTGGAGCTGGCGATGTGTGGGAAGTCCTAATCTTAATGGACTTCTGTCGAG GTGGGCAGGTGGTCAACCTAATGAATCAGCGGTTACAGACGGGCTTCACTGAACCTGAGGTGTTACAGATCTTTTGTGACACATGCGAGGCAGTCGCTCGTCTCCACCAGTGCAAAAGTCCCATCATCCATCGAGATCTCAAG GTGGAAAATATTCTTTTGCACGACCGGGGACACTACGTGCTCTGTGACTTTGGAAGCGCCACCAACCACTTCCAAAATCCTCAGACAGAAGGAGTGCCAGTCGTGGAGGAGGAAATCAAAAA GTACACCACCCTGTCGTACCGCGCTCCAGAGATGGTCAACCTCTACGGTGGAAAAGTCATCACAACAAAGGCAGACATTTGG GCCATGGGTTGTCTACTCTATAAACTTTGCTACTTCACACTTCCTTTTGGGGAGAGTCAAGTAGCTATCTGTGACGGCAGCTTCACTATCCCAGACATCTCCCGCTACTCCCAGGACATGCACTGTCTCATTC GATACATGCTGGAACCTGACCCGGATAAGAGACCAGACATCTACCAAATTTCCTACTTTGCCTTTAAACTGGCTCGACGCGAGTGTCCAATCCCAAATGTACAT AATTTGCCCATTCCTGCAAAACTTCCTGAGCCTATCAGAGCCAGTGAAGCAGTGGCCAAAAAGAGTCAAACCAAAGCCAG GCTTACAGACCCCGTTCCAACCACAGAAACCTCAATTGCACCTCGACAAAGGCCCAAGGCTGGTCAGGCTCAGCCCCAGCCTATAGGCATTCTTCCCATCCAGCCCGCTCTCACCCCACGCAAGAGGCCCAATGTGGCTGCTGGAGGGCCCCAGGCCATAG GTGTTGGCATCAGTGTCCCACCTCCAGCTGCAACTGCTGTGCAACCTTCTCCACAGTCCTCTGCCACACAGGCTACACCACAGACAGCTCAGACGACTAACGTGCAGCCACAGGCTACACCACAGCATCACCAGCTCCTCGTGAAGCAGCAACAAGCATTCTTAAGCCTGCAGAGTAACCAGCAG ATGGCTGGCCGAGGGAATCAGTTGCCAAAAGTTGGCTCTTTGACGCCCCCATCGTCGCCAAAGATAGCCCCTAAGAGTGGCCACAGGCGCATCCTTAGTGATGTCACCCACAGTGCCGTGTTTGGGGTTCCAGTTAGCAAGTCCACTCAGCTACTTCAGGCGGCTGCAGCTGAGGCCAGCCTCAACAAGTCCAA ATCAGCCAGCACTACTCCTTCTGGCTCCCCCTGCTCGTCCCAGCAGAGTGTGTATCATCCAGGTGAAGGTGACGTCCCATTATCCCTCGCTGCACCCACCGCTCAGCCCAGCTGGAACCCCTTTGGGGATGATAACTTCTCCAAGCTAACGGCGGAGGAGCTGCTTAACAAAGACTTTGCAAAGCTAGCTGAGA CTGCTGCACCGGGGGAGAAGATCACGGGTTCCAGTGAAAATCTTATTCCAGGGTTCACTGCTTTTCCAG CAAaagcagaagtgtgtgtggatTCACTGATTCCTGGTTTGGAAGCCCCCCAGGCTCAACGCCATTCAACCCAACCAGAGTTCATCCCTGCCAGCATTCCAG ATCCGCAAGGAGAGAGCAACGACTACACCGTGCTGGAGGAGGGACAAGAGATTGAAGCTCCAGAGGTAGATGTTCAAACAGATGAGGACTGTGTGCACTccagtgaggaagaagaggagaaagaagtcCATAAAGAAGATCAGCAGgatggaggagctgctgagagTCATATAGCAGTTCATGACCTCAGCGGCTCCAGACCTCTGCTGCTGGACTCTGACGATGAAGACGAGCAGGGGCCTCAGTTAGACCTCCACTCATCAGCACAGTCCAACGCAGACCCAACACAACAACCAACCACGACCTTCGATCAACCTACTCTAAGCACCTTCGCTCAGAATCATACCCAGCACGTACCCGAGCCAGCACAGGGGGCAAATGTTGCTGCAGATGTCTTCTCTAAAGCCCCCTTTCAGATTGTGCAAGAAGATTTTGCCGATGTGTTCACCAATGCTCCTTTCCTACGTGGCCCCCTGGAagctcagcagcagcttgaCGTGTTCTCGCAGGCTCCCTTCGGAAAAAGaaaggaggctgcaggagctcAACCCATGGCGTCGCACCCTCACATAGCTGGAGTTCATGCTGTAAGCCCTGATCAAGACGCGTTGGGACAGGTCGCTCCTCAACCATTCCGCCCTCAAGCTCTGGCCAAATACTCCCGACACTTTGAGGGACCTGTGCCCCAGCAGCTGGTAGCGGCTCACAGAGTGGTGTCTAACGTGAGCAGGCAGGAAGCTGTGGCATCAGTCCCCGTTGGACCTCTTCACTCATGGACGTCAGAAGTGAGTGCTGTAGACCCCTTCGTCTCTGCACCCTTTCACCTCAAAGCCCCACAGGAAAAGCCCTGA